The following are encoded in a window of Harmonia axyridis chromosome 7, icHarAxyr1.1, whole genome shotgun sequence genomic DNA:
- the LOC123685299 gene encoding spectrin alpha chain, non-erythrocytic 1-like, whose product MDQTTLDCCKQAFEQLTKQVQDFKTEIKESIKSLRNETEDNCRRMIDNTKRLENTRNEVESKKPEDHERNQNNQEVSKMMDTTPDRKKERLQMTEARRLKLKEYRAFQEFLKNVCSVEIWLKQKLQIAADESYREPHNLESEIKKHSTFEAEVMDSDERVQSVINEGQVLLHSNHYAKDEIVIRLEEIKEDWKRLLELKQIKREKLNEAYQALLFRRSVEEFEVWLGEVEIQVSNDFGNGLASDNNILRCHPALENDYQQRLENNESINEIDREVQWLSDRKSLAASLDLGISLTVVQSLQKKYRMLEVELNSREHIVKSLMDRAVNMMRSGHEFSNDISEKVKELENRFVIVRDMASRKMLRLQDALESGKFYEESSEAEAWIDDKLSALATSEVGRDEISIQMLQGELSIITAEVEAYQEAIDELSQRCSNLVKREHYDADNIKKREEEIVQEFKKLRQLVAQREVFLSEAFQYFGFLQECTKLQEWIKDQMTNSKIEKHGVDVEHVEPLIHAFDTFYASLMNSEARLQSCLISGNALIEAKCRYSAKIQEKMIEVQTQWKDLLELVNGLNELLVGAKQVYMFDRRAEEIISWISEKEVDLCYDTNSQDSESNQDLLRKPQTFEGELEMIEDKANFREQEAKKLVEEFPETNEHIDSKREDTLEAYKYLALCAERKKYNLQQVEPSRGYINQDIAEKFKILELGLGTWKKRKDICDQNLDVQLIKKEVSVFVNWLITRDDALKEEKLEDLIGRYCDFEERIKVQEKTVRCYFCEQGNCRNGESCRFSHRAGYVQGLNILGRGQCNEFARPTPLPLSKRIYNISFSNFFQRPKFLHLFAEIRLSQKYRLLRGTHFIYGTYDCPTEKCIYGSRISRRRNTTVTFKNDRISIST is encoded by the exons ATGGATCAGACAACCTTGGATTGCTGTAAGCAAGCTTTTGAACAACTGACCAAGCAAGTGCAGGACTTTAAAACAGAAATAAAGGAAAGCATCAAATCGTTGAGAAATGAAACGGAGGATAATTGTAGAAGAATGATAGATAACACGAAAAGGTTAGAGAATACTAGGAATGAGGTTGAATCGAAGAAACCGGAGGATCATGAAAGGAACCAGAATAATCaggaagtgtcaaaaatgatgGATACTACACCAGATAGGAAAAAAGAACGTTTGCAAATGACGGAAGCCAGAAGACTGAAACTGAAAGAATACAGGGCCTTTCAGGAATTCCTGAAGAATGTTTGCAGCGTGGAGATCTGGTTGAAACAAAAGCTTCAGATAGCGGCAGATGAGAGCTATAGGGAACCTCATAACCTGGAAAGTGAAATCAAGAAGCATTCTACATTTGAGGCAGAGGTTATGGACAGCGATGAAAGAGTGCAAAGCGTAATAAACGAGGGACAAGTGTTACTACATTCGAATCACTATGCCAAAGATGAAATAGTCATAAGGCTGGAAGAAATCAAAGAGGATTGGAAGAGACTGTTGGAACTCAAGCAGATCAAACGGGAAAAGCTGAACGAGGCATATCAAGCACTGCTCTTCAGGAGGTCCGTCGAAGAGTTTGAGGTTTGGCTAGGTGAAGTCGAGATTCAAGTTAGTAACGATTTCGGAAACGGCTTGGCTTCAGACAACAACATCCTAAGATGTCACCCCGCTTTGGAAAATGACTACCAACAGCGCCTAGAGAACAACGAGAGCATCAACGAGATAGACAGAGAGGTACAGTGGTTGAGCGACAGGAAATCGCTGGCAGCGTCGTTGGACCTGGGTATCAGTCTTACCGTGGTCCAGAGCTTACAGAAAAAGTATCGGATGCTGGAGGTCGAGCTGAACTCGAGGGAACACATCGTGAAAAGTTTGATGGATAGGGCTGTCAACATGATGAGATCCGGTCATGAGTTCTCCAATGATATTAGTGAGAAGGTGAAGGAATTGGAGAATCGATTTGTGATAGTGAGGGATATGGCCAGTCGGAAGATGTTGAGGTTGCAAGATGCCCTGGAATCGGGAAAGTTTTACGAGGAGAGTTCAGAAGCTGAGGCCTGGATTGATGACAAGTTGTCGGCGTTGGCAACAAGTGAGGTTGGTAGAGATGAGATTTCCATTCAGATGTTGCAGGGAGAGCTGAGTATAATAACTGCTGAAGTTGAAGCTTACCAGGAAGCGATCGATGAATTATCTCAGAGGTGTAGTAATCTTGTTAAAAGAGAGCACTACGATGCAGATAACATCAAGAAAAGAGAGGAAGAAATAGTGCAAGAGTTCAAGAAGTTACGTCAGCTAGTGGCTCAAAGGGAAGTTTTCCTCTCTGAAGCGTTCCAGTATTTCGGGTTCCTCCAAGAGTGCACCAAGCTCCAAGAATGGATCAAAGACCAGATGACcaattccaaaattgaaaagcaTGGAGTTGATGTCGAGCATGTGGAACCTCTAATTCATGCCTTCGATACTTTTTACGCTAGTTTAATGAATAGCGAGGCAAGGCTCCAATCATGTTTAATCAGTGGAAATGCTCTGATAGAAGCTAAATGCAGATATAGCGCCAAGATCCAGGAGAAGATGATTGAGGTCCAGACTCAATGGAAGGATCTTTTGGAGCTGGTAAACGGTCTGAATGAACTCTTGGTCGGAGCAAAACAGGTGTATATGTTCGATAGAAGAGCTGAAGAAATAATCTCTTGGATAAGCGAGAAAGAGGTTGACTTATGCTACGATACCAATAGTCAAGACTCGGAAAGTAACCAAGATTTGCTCAGAAAACCTCAGACTTTCGAAGGCGAGTTGGAAATGATCGAGGACAAGGCGAACTTTAGAGAGCAAGAAGCCAAGAAACTTGTCGAGGAATTCCCAGAAACCAATGAGCACATTGACAGCAAGAGGGAAGATACGCTGGAAGCTTACAAATATCTTGCTTTGTGCGCAGAGAGGAAGAAATATAATTTGCAGCAGGTGGAACCATCCCGAGGTTATATTAACCAAGACATTGCCGAGAAGTTCAAAATCCTGGAGCTTGGATTAGGGACTTGGAAGAAGCGGAAGGATATCTGCGATCAGAACCTGGACGTTCAGTTAATCAAGAAGGAGGTGTCCGTATTCGTGAATTGGCTGATAACGAGGGACGACGCTCTCAAGGAAGAGAAACTGGAAGATCTGATCGGGAGGTATTGCGACTTTGAGGAGAGGATCAAAGTTCAAGAGAAGACTGTTAGGTGCTATTTCTGTGAACAAGGAAATTGCAGAAACGGAGAATCCTGTAGATTTAGTCACCGCGCCGGATATGTTCAGGGACTGAACATCCTAGGAAGGGGGCAGTGTAACGAATTCGCAAGgcctacgccactgcctctttctaaAAG GATCTATAATATTAGTTTCTCCAACTTCTTCCAACGACCAAAATTTTTGCATCTGTTCGCTGAGATCAGATTGAGTCAAAAGTACAGACTTCTTAGAGGAACACATTTCATTTATGGGACCTATGATTGTCCAACCGAAAAATGTATTTACGGCAGTAGGATATCCAGGAGACGAAATACGACCGTCACTTTCAAA